AGCTCGTCGATCTGACGGTTCAGGTCGTCCAGCCGCTTGTTCAGCCGAGATTCCAGGTCGTGGCGGGCTTGCGGAGGCCATGCCGGCGGAGCCATCACGGGCTCTCCGGGCGGGGGCACCGGCGGTAACCCGCCCACGTCGAACGACCCGAATCCCAACATGCGCTCGGCAAACTGCCGGGCTTCACGCGGAAGCTTTTCAAGAGAGTCCTCGACGGCTTCCCATTTCTTGTCGCCCTGTCGCACAGTGACCTTGGCCGGCTTGTCGCCCTGCTTTTCGATGGTCACCGTCATATCGTCGGGCAAGGCCGGAGCAATCGAAGCGCCCGGCGGAAGCACCATGCCCGGATGGAAAAAGCGGAAGTTCATGGGCGCGGGTCCGCGTCCCAAGCGTTCCACCCACTGCCGAAGGGAACGTTGATCTTGCTCAAGAGGCGCGATCGCTTCGGGCCGCGGCGCAGGCTTGAGCGACAGCGTCTGCTTGCGACCCGCGCGTAGGTAATCAATCTTGACTTCCTCGTCGCCGGCGCGCCCCACGGCGGCGGCGAGCGATTGCGGGTCGGCGACCGGATGGCCGTTCACGGCGAAGATCACGTCGAACGCCTTGAGTCCCGCCTTCTGGGCCGGGCTGTCGGCGACCACTTCGTCAATCAGCACGCCTTGACCCTCGGGCAGATCGAGTTGGGCCTGCAACAGTTCCGGCACCTCCACGCAGCGCACGCCGATCCAATAATCGCCCCGCTCTGGTTTGGCCTGTTCGTCTCCCTCCGCCGCCAGCGCCGACGGCGCGAAAAGCTGGGCCGAAATGGGCACGGCCACGACCGTCAACGCCACCGCACACAACAACTGCAACCCTACGTTTCGTGACGACCGCATACCGCTCTCCTTATTATTGATAGCTCTGATTGTCGACCGGCCGCACTTCGACCTGATCGACCGGCACCACCACCCGGCGGCCGTCGCCCAGCCGATAAGGCACCAGCCGCCGCTGCTGCTGAACGCGATGCCCCAACCGCTCCAACGCCCGCCGCACGTCGTCGGGCATCGCCGACGGCTGAGTCAACACCCAGCCACCGTCGAGCTCGTCGCCCGCCGCCACGGGCACTTGAATCGCGTCGGCGGCCCGTGATTGGCCGCCGACGGCCAGCCTGGCATCGGAGTTCAGGCCCTGTTCCGGTAAGCCCGACCCGCTGCCGGCCGGATTCGTGTTTTGTCCGTTTCCGACCACATTCAGTGGCGGCTGACCGGCCGGCGCCATCTGCCCGGCCTTGCCGGCATCGCGCACCCACACGCCCAGCGTAAA
This window of the Pirellulales bacterium genome carries:
- a CDS encoding PDZ domain-containing protein encodes the protein MRSSRNVGLQLLCAVALTVVAVPISAQLFAPSALAAEGDEQAKPERGDYWIGVRCVEVPELLQAQLDLPEGQGVLIDEVVADSPAQKAGLKAFDVIFAVNGHPVADPQSLAAAVGRAGDEEVKIDYLRAGRKQTLSLKPAPRPEAIAPLEQDQRSLRQWVERLGRGPAPMNFRFFHPGMVLPPGASIAPALPDDMTVTIEKQGDKPAKVTVRQGDKKWEAVEDSLEKLPREARQFAERMLGFGSFDVGGLPPVPPPGEPVMAPPAWPPQARHDLESRLNKRLDDLNRQIDELRKSIEGLKK